A window of Lonchura striata isolate bLonStr1 chromosome 2, bLonStr1.mat, whole genome shotgun sequence genomic DNA:
CTCTTGGAAAATCTCATCCTAGCTCGCATCTCACAGACTGACTGTGTATCGTAgatttttgcattaaaaatatgcAATGGCATCATCCTATTAGGGAATTCCTTAGGATTTCACTGGGACACAGCACTCTGATAATCTTGTAATTATAATACACTCATTTAATTTACTcattgagacaaaaaaaaaaaaaatgctgccaTTTTCATGAAACTAGAAATAATACACACCAGATAACAAGTGTACATGTCTGGCCATATACAAATACATTTCTGATTACCAGTGCAAGTGATATGGGTCTCTTCAGCTCGGTTATTGCACGACTGAGGATCCCAGGGGTCTGACTGACACTGCCAGAGCGAGCTGTGCTGCTCAGTGCACTCAATGTGGTCCAGCCACGTGGGCCCAGACCCTCTGCCGTATTGGAAGTCGGTCGCGATTCCTCCGTCTCCGCAGCCCAGGTGTTTGCACATGGTTGCTGCGGTGAGCAGGGACATGCGGTTGGAACAAACGCTCCCCCACGTCCCGTTGTAGAAAACTTCGACACGCCCGGCACAGTCATTGCCGTTCACCAGCCTCAGAGACAGGAAATCTGCAAGTGAAGGCATAAAAATGAAAGTAGTGCCACAGACTTCTTGTGATGTTTCTTTCCTGCCTGTGTAATAACACTTTTGTTACAGTGCTAATTACCTGGATTGGTTCTACCTGTATTGGGGAGCATGGATACTCCAGAGGCTGCACTCTTTTCAGGCTTTGTTCTTGCTCCAACATGGGCCCTAACAGGCCCTAACCCCCTTCAAGGGTCATCTGTGGTTTCTTCcacttctctttcatttcttctctctcttgctGCTGCCATTCTGTCTTAAATATGCATGAGTAGAGCCACCATAAGCTACTTGGATGGTCCAATGCTGTAGTGCACAGTGGGCTGTTCCCACTGGTTTCAGAGGCAGCTGTAGCCGACTGGAAGGAGCACACAGCCCCTTGCTGTGGAAATCTTTACAAGCTCCTGAAATTTATCCCCCAAATATTCTACTACACCACAGACTTTtgcatgtgtgtatgtgtttgtGTGCATAATATGGGCTTTTATATATCCTTTGCATCAAGAAGATGTGCTGCCCAATCGTGCTTTGTCAAGACAGGAGGAGGCTGTCCAAGCAAGTCCCCACTATTCTCAACTTCCCTTTTATACAACTCTCCTGTTTGAACCCACAGGCTCAGAAAAGGGTTTTCCAaacacacctgagcacaggACTCCAACATCCTCTTTGTGTTGGCAGTTGTGCTGGCCCCATGCCCTAGAGGGACATGTCCAGAGATCAGACTCAGCCCCAGTGCAATTCACATCATCCAGCCAGATCTGCCCTGACCCTTCACCATAATGAGCAGAGACAAATGCCTCGATGGCATGCCCACATCCAAGCTGTTTGCAAACAACATTGGCATCTGATAGATCCCAGTTATCATCACAGATGGTGCCCCAGATGCCATGATGATAAAGCTCTACTCTCCCAGCACAGCGGTGTGTTCCATTCACCAGCCTCATCTGTCTGCTGCCTGTAAGAAGAAAATCCAGCTGTCAACATGCAACGCAACTATAATGCACAGGTCAGCATAATggcaatatttttaaagtacctTTAAGACAACATGTTCCTGTTATATCCCAATGCTTCTGCTATGGTTGCTTGGGCAGAAGTCCTGTGAGGCTAAAAATGCATGAGGAAAAGGCCTACTCCTGCACCAGGTGAATGTTTGAATAATTCCAGTGAGAAATTGCCAGCAAGAAGTGTATAATCATACCAAGTATATGCAGAGGTCACCTTATCTTAGAAAGCCAGACAATCTGTTTTCTGTCTATACTCATTTTGGTGTAGACAGATACTGTTCCTGTTACAGATGGGTTATAAAATCAGAGAAGAGTAGAAACAGTTGTAATATTCTGTAGAATAGCTGCAAATATCCATAAATATAGAAATGTCACAAAATAAAAGCTATTTAATTCTCAAGTGGCAGTAAGAATGCTTGGCAATCACAGCCAAATTAGTGTTCTTATGGCTTCTGTGTTCTAATAGTTCTTTTTGACTCTGGAAGATAATTCTGTAAGAAATTCAGATGAAGAAAGAATTATATAAATTACATTTGCTTCCTTAACTATCATCAAGCTCAGACTTGTGCCACCTTAAGATCTGTGACACCACAGCACAACGTGGGCTGGAGAAATCCCAGGAAACATTCTGTACCTTTCACACAGCGACTCACCTGAACAAATCACACCAACGTCTTCAGAAACTCCTGTAGGCACTGTGTGATAATGGGAGGTGTTGCAGAGCATCAGCTGAGTCTCGTTTCCAGTACACTGGACGCTCCTTAGGCCAACAAGACCCATGCCTCGCTCAGACTTTGGAAGGTAATAGGCTTTCTCAGCAGTTCCACACTGGAGCTGTCTGCACACCACATGGGCATCCCTAATGTCCCAGTCATCATCCAGGACTCTGCTCCACACACCATGGAGGGAGAGCTCAACTCGCCCACCACAGCGGCTCTCACCTCCTGAGAGTCTGAGTGATTCAGCAAGACCTGGGCTCAAGAGAGTTGGGAAATACATTGAGTGACATCTATTTATCTCACTGCAGTAGAAATAACTTGCAGGAAAGTTATGAAAGACATATTTCTGTGCTGGCAAAATATTAATTCCCACCGCTAATTAAGGAGACTTCCCCCATTAAGactttgtttgctttcatgCATGCAAGGGCCTGCAATGGGAACCAAGAAAGGATTCCCCACCTCAAAGACTAGATCCTGTCAGTGAGATCACCAGCACTGCTTTGGTCTGAAGTTGCACCACCCATAAAAGGCCACTCCTGTCTTACCTGAGCAGGTTACAGTGGCTACTTCTTTGGCTGAACAGGTTGGATTGCCCAAAGTCACTTGAACACAATCCCATAGGCAGGACTCTGTCCCTTTACAGTGAAAAGCATCTCTCCATATAGGCCCATTTCCACCCACAAAACGGTCTTCCATCTGGATTGATTTTGCATAGCCACAGTTCAGCTGATGGCAGAGAACACTGGCAGCTTGCAAATTCCAGTGGGAGTGGCAGAGTCTTCCCCACCTGTCTCCATGGCGGACCTCCACTATGCCAGAGCATGTAGTGCCATTCACCAGCCTGGCCCCTGGACACCCTGAATGTAAGAGAAAGAGAATATTGGAGTGTTACATTTGCTCATGGGCAGGACCTGGAAGTGactggaaaatgggaatgagTTTTCCTTATTATTCAGTAGTAAAAATTACTTAACTGGCCCATACTCATGACTAGAAACTTCAATACTCATAACTAGACTTCAGTCCAGCCTATTTTACTGATAAGAATGACTAGAACTCAGGATCACACCCCATTTGCAATTTTCAAAATCAGGGCACTAGGTTTTGGGGCTTTGGGTCAATCAATAGACCTTAATTTTTCAGACCAATATCACTGAGGGCCTACAGCTCTGCATCCTTCAATTGCTGGTCCAAGTCCTCACTTAAACCTGGGCCAGGAATTCAGTCCCTGCCTCAAGCACATGACAGGTGTAACTGTCTCCAGTCTTGTCTCATGCTATGCCTGGCTGTTCTCCCCAGCCAGACCCTACACCTCTGTTTGCTTCGACTTGTCTGGGACTGCTCATAGACTTATTACCAATACCTTCCTCTGTCCTCTCTGCAGATGCTTTGGATTGTGTCTTGGTGGCAAGGactctgcctgtgctgtgctcagcCTCTGTGCCCAGATTATCCTGGCTtgtgcagcagccctgctcttgCTGTTACCTGACACTAGGAGCATTTTAGAGGGAGCAGCCTTGTGGTACAGTTGAAGTGAAACCTTGACTCCTGTTGCAGCAGCCAAAAGACAGAGCCTGACTCCACATACGCCCTCTGAATCTTGAATCCATATTTTTCCTCAAGGAAGTTTTTCAGTTCTCTTCTTATACCTTTCCACTGCTCACCTGAGCATACCACACGAGCCTCTTTTCCAGCGGGGCATTCATCCTGACCTAGAGCACGCACGAGACAATCTCTCAGGAGGGAGCCATTCTTCTGGCAGCTGAATGTGGCGTTCCAGACAGATCCACTTCCTTCCCCAAAGGACTGTCCACTTGGTATCAGTAGTGCAACTCCACAGTCTAGCTGCTGGCAGAGGATATTGGCAGCTGGTAAATCCCACAGGTAGTCACACAGGGTTCCCCACGTGCCTCCGTGAAGAAGCTCTACTCTCCCTGAACATGTGGTATTGCCATTTGCTAGCCGGTACCCACCGTAGCCTGCAGAAAGAATAAAGGAGCTTAGCAGTTACTTCTGGGGTTTTGTGCTACTGCACTGAAAACTGTAAGAGAGATCTCTCTATCTGCAAGAAACTAGCACTCACACATGTCAGGTTACTGGAAAGCATCTTAGAACAGGATGCCAGCTATGAAAAAAAGTCACTATTGTCCGTGTTGTAGCCTGCACTATATGACTAAAAGATTTTGACTCTTTAAGTTCAGTGTCTCCTCTTTGCTCTGCTCTCTCCTCCCCTCACAATACTGCTGCTTCCTTATAACATCTTCTCTTGCAGATGCAATTTCAGCACTGCCTCACATGTGGAGAACTCAGAGTAGGAGCAACTGGTATCACTCTCTCCCCCAGTAGCTGGCCATGTTACATTTCCTGGTAAGTAGAAACTGCAGTGGGGAAGTCTCAGCTTTCATCCATGCCCCAGAGCAAGGCTCTGAACACCCCAGGCCATAACCATCAGAATACTGACAATAAATTAAGGGTGACATGGATGGCACTGTGGTGTCCTACTGCCAGCCCCATGCAGTCCCTCCATCCTCTCACATTGTTACTTTCTACCCTTACCTTGTCCTTGCATTGTACCCCTGATGAGCCCAGGATTTCAGCTCTAAGCTGAGACACTAGCAAGATAGAGGCAGGAGCCAAGGCCTGCTAGAAGCATTAACTGAGGAGTTGGGCTGCCACTGGTCACAGTGTCCAAAGCAGTCTTGAAACAGACTGAAGCCCTTTGGACAGGAAATGGTCATGAGCTCCAGTCCTGTTCCAGGCTTGTGTCTGACTGTTGCCAGAAGCTCTGCCCCAGGTTTAGTTTGCCCCTTTAGAACTGTGGCCTCAGGAAAAAAGTGTTACCTTCCAGTCTCAATTAAAATCATCTAGGCCTCTggcaacatttttttctttttatttccttttttttttctttttttttttttttttaataacttgcGGCTCCTTCAGCCTTTTGAAGATATGGTACCTGTTCCCATTTTATAATTAACTGAAGTGCCAGTGATTAACATACACACTGGCACCAcaggaaataaattaatgtCTCAATATTCCTGCTTTTTGGCTCTggccatttttatttttatttataagagAAGGATGTGTAGAACATTCTTAGGACTGTTGAGTGCATATTTCTAAtagcataaaataaataacagcCCTTTTGAGATCTCTGTGTGGTAGTGATTAGAACAGCCCATGTTAGATGCAGAGTTTCAGTAGGGTGAATGAGACATTGCGGGGCTGCTCTGTTATTTTCTAGTCCCTCTGGAATGGCTCAAAGCATCCAAGGATCCTGAGGACCACAGAAGTGTACAGATGCTCTGAACTGTGGGCTAACAAGAAGAAGACATATAGGACACTGGTGAATAATGTCCATCAATCTAAAATCTCACCTGAACACACAACAGTGGCATCATGAGAGCACGTGTTAGTGTGGTGCATATTCCTGGGACAGTCTGCGAGGTGAGTCTCGTTCCCTACACAGTGAAACTCTTCCTGCCAGATCAGCTCATGTGTGTCTCCAAAGTGAGTTCCTCTCAAGGTATCCACAGCCTGGCCACACTCTAACTCATTACATATAACAGAGGCAGTTTTGAAATCAATGTGTGGGAAACAGACAGTGGCCCaagtttcttctttctttacTTTCAGATGTCCTGAACAGGCAGTGTCCCCTCCAGTCAGACGCAGATCagaaaagcctgaaaaaaacccaaaaaacaagaAATCCAGCATCAAGGGTTGGTTGTACTGACCTATTTTTATAAGTCCTGTACCTTAATAAGCAAGACACATTTCACTTCTCTGAGGACCACTGATACTTTTGAATTGTGACTCGGGCAATTCCTGTATAACACTGAGAAAGAACAAAATGGTGTATGAGATTGCTTATTTCTCAGTATGTGAAAAtacaaaatccttgggaaagaaggaaggaagctTTGAATATCTGCCAATGACTGAGAAGTAGCAATTCCCAAATATATAACAGACAAATAGTAATTTTACTGGTCTGTGTCCTTGagatttcattatttcaagGAATAGGAAGCTGAAGCACCCCAGGAAGTGGAAACAGGAAATGCTGCACCCAGTTTCAGAAATTGCTAAAAAGACAGTCTGGAGATCTACAGGCTAGCCAGCCTCACTTTGGTACTTGAAAAAAGTATATAATGAGACTTGTAGAAACTCATTTGTGGGCACAAGGATATAAATGGGAAGAGTCAGCATGGTTTTATCAAGCATGTATCATGCCTGTGAGACTGTAATGCTTTTCTGATTAAAATAGATTTATGGATGAGGGGACAGCAGTACATGTCATTTACACTATCTTGCACAATATTCTTATGTCCAAGAACTAGGATGTTGCTGTCTGGCTGGAAGGACAACATGGTTAAGCAGCTGATTGAATGGTCAGGCTCAGTCATTAGTGAGCTGGACTGTATCTGAAGACTGTCAGCAAATGGAATATCACTTGTTGAGTGTTTCCAGGGGCCTGTTTTGCTCAGTGTCTTATCTTCATGGAGGTAGTGATGGAGTACACTCTTATGATTTtggagggatggggacatcACCACAAGGGTAGAGCTGCTATTCAGAGAGATCCAGACAGGCTAGACTAATGGGCTGACAGGAACCttacaaaaatcacaaaacGACAAATGTAAAGTCCTGAAGCTGGAAGGAAAAACTTCTTGCAGTGGTTCTTTTTCCAAAGAGCAAAACCATGCACATCTTGGATAGGAAGCAGTCATGAAACAGAtattggtcttttttttttttgccattgcAGACTATCCTGTCTTAGCCTACCTGAGGATCTGGAGAAGGTCAGTTGTATGACATAACATTGCATTTTCTTGCTTCTCTACCTACACCTGCTTTTCTAGCCCCCATTCCTTGTCAAAGACAAGTTCAGTACTGCTCTCCTGTTGCCTGGGAGAGCTGTGGTAGAAACAAataatgtttggggtttttttcctgttctatGTAATTTAATATGCTCATATGATGTCATTGCTGTGCCCAGGCTTGCACTCATAGTCAGCAGAAGACTAAATGCTGGAAAAACTTGCTTTGGATGAGTAGAGGGAGTACTTGGCTTTATCCAACTAGGACAAAGTTTGATCCCAGGCtcatatattttttctgttatacAAGGCTGGAACACTTCTTACCTGAGCAGACCACTCCAATATCAAAGTAATGAGGGCAGGTAAAAGAACCCCATCCTGTATGTGAGCAGTTCCAGAGAGCAGATTCATCACCATGGCAATCAACTCGGTACAACCACGTTGGTCCAGTTCCTTGTCCAAAATGAGCTCGATTTAGAGCCTTAACAGCAAATCCACATTGCAGTTGCTTACAGACAACCTCAGCATCCTTTATGGTCCAGTCGCCATCACACACAGTTCCCCACTGCTCCTCATGTTTTACTTCCACTCTCCCAGAGCAGGGGCCAGTTCCATTTGACAGCCTCAATTCATCAGTGCCTTCAGACAGAGCAAGAATATAGAAAGGACAGAGCTTAATCATGATTGTTGATTGGAGATGCTAATGAGATCATTACTGCTCTTAATTTACTCTTACATCAGGCCTGTTTGGTTCATCTTTCTAAATAGTCCAACTTAAAGAGCATTTttgtttggttcttttttttgcaAGAAGTTATGTCAGTATTTACAAGTTTGAGCTAACTGCACTgctaaaatgtaaattatttctAATGACAGGCAAACTTTCTCTGCTACTGGCTTATCAGGGCTGGGAAATGCCGAGTAATGTCCCTGCTTTGTGATTCACAAAGTCTGCCATAATAAACACTGGCAACTGGAGTGGGTGAGGTGACTGCCTGTTAGTGTGTGATTGCTACAGCAGATCAAGCTTCATTATCCTGTGAGTTAATTGGCCTGAAAGCCAAGTTTTTGTGTGTTTGAGAGTGAGGTAGCGGGAGGAGTTGGCTACCAGAGGGATCAAACTACTGGAGAGGTGATAAAGTCAGGGGATCTACTTGAAGACTCAGGTCAAAGttggttttctgtgctgcaaggGCACATTGCTGGTTCATGTCCAGTTTGTCCCCACCACTatccccaagtccttctccatgGGGCTGCTCCCAAGCCATTCATCCTCAAGTCCATGACAATTCTGATGGTTGTCCTGAGCTAGGTacagcaccttgcacttggccttgttgaacttcatgggGTGAGGCTCATTTTTCAAGCCTGTCAAGATTCCTCTGGATAGCAT
This region includes:
- the LOC110480821 gene encoding antigen WC1.1 translates to MAIKGLLSALVLWLILLSIQVSLGTDELRLSNGTGPCSGRVEVKHEEQWGTVCDGDWTIKDAEVVCKQLQCGFAVKALNRAHFGQGTGPTWLYRVDCHGDESALWNCSHTGWGSFTCPHYFDIGVVCSGFSDLRLTGGDTACSGHLKVKKEETWATVCFPHIDFKTASVICNELECGQAVDTLRGTHFGDTHELIWQEEFHCVGNETHLADCPRNMHHTNTCSHDATVVCSGYGGYRLANGNTTCSGRVELLHGGTWGTLCDYLWDLPAANILCQQLDCGVALLIPSGQSFGEGSGSVWNATFSCQKNGSLLRDCLVRALGQDECPAGKEARVVCSGCPGARLVNGTTCSGIVEVRHGDRWGRLCHSHWNLQAASVLCHQLNCGYAKSIQMEDRFVGGNGPIWRDAFHCKGTESCLWDCVQVTLGNPTCSAKEVATVTCSGLAESLRLSGGESRCGGRVELSLHGVWSRVLDDDWDIRDAHVVCRQLQCGTAEKAYYLPKSERGMGLVGLRSVQCTGNETQLMLCNTSHYHTVPTGVSEDVGVICSGSRQMRLVNGTHRCAGRVELYHHGIWGTICDDNWDLSDANVVCKQLGCGHAIEAFVSAHYGEGSGQIWLDDVNCTGAESDLWTCPSRAWGQHNCQHKEDVGVLCSDFLSLRLVNGNDCAGRVEVFYNGTWGSVCSNRMSLLTAATMCKHLGCGDGGIATDFQYGRGSGPTWLDHIECTEQHSSLWQCQSDPWDPQSCNNRAEETHITCTGRKETTSPAAFAECPNSTSCSDREKLRIMGGEDECSGRVEMWHQGSWGTICDDAWDMADANVVCRQLGCGSAVSALREAAFGEGTGPIWLEKVHCKGTELSLWDCPAKPLFGKNCDHKEDAAVNCSGVTETTASPTRADRPRRPATGSTRLSLPVLLCIILGTLLCLVLAILAGQIRRARAQQRGGLSYDPFSEAVYEEIDYNLMREKQGVTFLSGLCSSKPKEQFYRADSDEENGAGATQEASPLPENALEDGYDDAIEAPGPRDTSLSEQNEQEIRIPGESDRNKDSRTGEVRRAVLFCYIQLIYTSALVS